In Hymenobacter sublimis, a single genomic region encodes these proteins:
- a CDS encoding response regulator has translation MSATTIRLAVVDDHILFRKGLRALISGFPGMEVLFEAGDGQELLERLDQGNMPDVVLMDLQMPVLDGLQTVRLLRAQYPQVRAIIISMHDEPELIDSLRAEGAHGYLLKNASPEEVRGAIQSVFDNRPNPGSSRTLLTASF, from the coding sequence ATGAGTGCCACCACCATTCGCTTAGCCGTAGTTGACGATCATATCCTATTTCGTAAGGGGTTGCGGGCCCTTATCAGCGGTTTTCCTGGGATGGAGGTTTTGTTTGAAGCCGGCGACGGGCAGGAACTCTTGGAGCGCCTCGACCAAGGTAACATGCCGGACGTGGTGCTGATGGACCTGCAAATGCCCGTGCTAGACGGGCTGCAAACGGTGCGCCTGCTACGGGCGCAGTACCCGCAGGTGCGCGCCATCATCATTTCCATGCACGATGAGCCCGAACTAATTGATTCTCTGCGGGCTGAGGGAGCCCACGGCTACTTGCTCAAAAACGCTAGCCCGGAAGAAGTGCGCGGAGCCATACAAAGCGTATTTGATAACCGCCCGAACCCCGGCAGCTCCCGCACCCTGCTAACGGCCTCGTTCTAA
- a CDS encoding efflux RND transporter permease subunit — protein MSLSSTSINRPVLAIVMSLVIVIFGVIGFRYLSVREYPSVDPPIITVSASYTGASADVMQGQVTEPLEEALNGIQGIKNLTSNSRDGRTQITVEFDLDADLETAANDVRDKVSGAQGRLPRDIDPPVVSKANADSQPIVMTYLSSSRRNLLELTDYANNTLKERLQTIPGVSEVRVYGERKYSMRLWLDPVKLSALGVSPVDVQAALTRENVELPSGSVQGEATQLTLRTMGRLSTIEDFNNLIIRQDESSLVRLSDIGYAELYPENDQTIFKVNGVPMVGLAVIPQPGSNQIDIADEFNQRIALYGKDLPKDLVLKPGFDNSVFIRKSINEVEHTIIEAFVLVVIIIFLFLRDWRSTIIPVVAIPVSLVGIFFVMYLMDFSINVLTLLAVVLAIGLVVDDAIVVLENIYSRIEAGEDPKTAAIKGSEEILMAVISTTIVLAAVFLPVVFLTGITGRLFREFGIVVAGSVLISAFVSLTLTPMMCSVLLKRQEKHNWFYRKTEPFFEKMIGGYQSSLESFLRNRWMAWLMVVGTGVGIWFFMKTIPSELAPIEDRSRVNINATGPEGASFEFMDAYMAQLTKLAMDTTGEQNLSSVFAVTSPGFGGGSNSGTARVLLLDADERKQTQQQLSDKLSAGVKKLTAARTSVSQDQSIGGGGGGLPVQFVIQTQDFDKLRTAVPKFLDAARQDPTFQFVDVNLKFNKPELRVNIDREKAQSLGVSVQSISQTLQSGLSGQRYGYFIREGKQYQIIGQVAREDRSQPLDVRLLSVKNADGELIQLDNVIRLQESSTPPQLYRFNRYNSATFSASLAPGRTLGDGIAAMQAVADKTLDDTFSTELAGASRDFQESSSSLVFAFGLALVLIYLVLAAQFESFRDPVIIMVTVPLALSGALLSLWYFNQTLNLFSQIGIIMLVGLVTKNGILIVEFANQQVENGKDYMTGLIEGATARFRPILMTSLCAILGILPIAVATGAGALSRRAMGIGVVGGLFFATALTLYVVPVMYSYFATAKKHKQPAAEEKAVAA, from the coding sequence ATGAGCTTATCATCAACTAGCATAAATCGGCCGGTGCTCGCCATTGTGATGAGCCTGGTCATTGTGATTTTCGGGGTGATTGGGTTTCGCTACCTCAGCGTCCGGGAATACCCCAGCGTCGACCCGCCCATCATCACGGTATCGGCTTCCTACACTGGCGCCTCCGCCGACGTAATGCAGGGCCAGGTGACGGAGCCGCTGGAAGAAGCCTTGAACGGTATCCAGGGCATCAAAAACCTGACGTCCAACTCCCGCGACGGCCGCACCCAGATTACCGTGGAGTTTGACCTCGACGCCGACCTGGAAACCGCCGCTAACGACGTGCGCGACAAGGTTTCGGGGGCCCAGGGCCGCCTACCCCGCGACATCGACCCGCCTGTGGTGAGCAAGGCCAACGCCGACTCCCAGCCCATTGTCATGACCTACCTTAGCTCTAGCCGGCGCAACCTGCTGGAGCTAACCGACTACGCCAACAACACGCTCAAGGAGCGCCTCCAAACGATTCCGGGCGTGTCGGAGGTGCGGGTGTACGGGGAGCGGAAGTACTCCATGCGCCTGTGGCTGGACCCCGTGAAGCTCTCGGCCCTGGGCGTAAGCCCCGTGGATGTGCAAGCCGCCCTAACCCGCGAAAACGTGGAGCTGCCCAGCGGCTCGGTGCAGGGCGAGGCAACCCAACTGACCCTGCGGACCATGGGCCGCCTAAGCACAATAGAAGACTTCAACAACCTGATTATCCGCCAGGATGAATCGTCGTTGGTGCGGCTCTCCGACATTGGCTACGCCGAGCTCTACCCCGAAAACGACCAGACTATTTTCAAGGTAAATGGCGTGCCGATGGTGGGTTTGGCGGTAATTCCGCAGCCGGGCTCTAACCAGATTGACATTGCCGACGAGTTCAACCAACGCATTGCCCTCTACGGCAAGGACCTACCCAAGGACCTCGTGCTCAAGCCGGGCTTCGACAACTCGGTATTCATTCGCAAGTCCATCAATGAAGTGGAGCATACCATCATTGAGGCCTTCGTGCTGGTAGTTATCATCATCTTCCTCTTCCTGCGCGACTGGCGCTCGACCATCATTCCGGTGGTAGCCATTCCAGTGTCGCTGGTGGGGATTTTCTTCGTGATGTACCTGATGGACTTCTCCATCAACGTACTCACGCTGCTGGCCGTGGTACTGGCCATTGGTCTGGTAGTCGACGACGCCATTGTGGTGCTGGAGAACATTTACTCCCGTATTGAGGCGGGCGAAGACCCCAAGACGGCCGCCATCAAAGGCTCCGAAGAAATTCTGATGGCCGTTATCAGTACGACCATTGTACTGGCGGCCGTGTTCCTGCCGGTAGTATTCCTGACCGGTATTACCGGGCGTTTGTTCCGGGAATTTGGCATTGTGGTAGCCGGCTCGGTACTGATTTCGGCTTTCGTGTCCCTGACCCTGACGCCGATGATGTGCTCCGTGCTGCTCAAGCGCCAGGAAAAGCATAACTGGTTTTACCGCAAAACTGAGCCCTTCTTTGAGAAGATGATTGGGGGCTACCAAAGCAGCCTGGAAAGCTTTCTGCGCAACCGCTGGATGGCGTGGCTCATGGTAGTAGGTACGGGCGTGGGCATTTGGTTTTTCATGAAAACAATTCCGTCTGAATTGGCGCCAATCGAAGACCGTAGCCGCGTAAACATCAATGCTACTGGCCCCGAAGGCGCTTCTTTTGAGTTCATGGATGCCTACATGGCCCAGCTTACCAAACTGGCCATGGACACCACCGGGGAGCAAAACCTGAGCAGCGTATTTGCCGTGACCTCGCCGGGCTTTGGGGGCGGCTCTAATTCGGGTACGGCCCGGGTGCTCCTGCTGGATGCTGATGAGCGCAAGCAAACCCAGCAGCAGCTCTCCGACAAACTCAGCGCTGGGGTAAAGAAGCTGACCGCCGCCCGTACTTCCGTATCCCAGGACCAAAGCATAGGCGGGGGCGGAGGCGGCTTGCCGGTACAGTTTGTTATCCAAACCCAGGACTTTGATAAGCTACGCACGGCGGTGCCCAAGTTTCTGGATGCTGCTCGCCAAGACCCTACCTTCCAGTTCGTGGATGTAAACCTGAAGTTCAACAAGCCCGAGCTGCGCGTAAACATCGACCGGGAGAAAGCGCAAAGCTTGGGCGTATCAGTTCAAAGCATCAGCCAAACCCTGCAATCTGGCCTGAGCGGGCAGCGCTACGGCTACTTTATTCGGGAGGGCAAGCAGTACCAAATTATCGGGCAGGTGGCGCGCGAGGACCGCAGCCAGCCCCTGGATGTACGCTTGCTTTCGGTAAAGAATGCCGATGGGGAGCTGATCCAGCTTGACAACGTGATTCGCTTGCAGGAAAGCAGTACCCCGCCCCAGCTCTACCGTTTCAACCGCTACAACTCGGCTACCTTCTCGGCCTCCCTGGCGCCCGGCCGCACCCTCGGCGACGGTATTGCCGCCATGCAAGCCGTAGCCGACAAAACCCTGGACGACACCTTCTCCACCGAGCTGGCCGGCGCCTCCCGCGACTTCCAGGAAAGCTCTTCTTCCCTGGTCTTCGCCTTCGGCCTGGCCCTGGTGCTGATTTACCTGGTATTGGCTGCGCAGTTCGAGAGCTTCCGCGACCCGGTAATCATTATGGTGACGGTACCGCTAGCGTTATCCGGGGCGCTGCTGAGCCTGTGGTACTTCAACCAGACGCTCAACCTGTTCTCGCAAATCGGCATTATCATGCTGGTGGGGCTGGTGACAAAAAACGGTATTCTCATTGTGGAGTTTGCCAACCAGCAGGTTGAGAATGGCAAGGACTACATGACCGGCCTAATTGAAGGCGCTACCGCCCGTTTCCGCCCCATCCTGATGACTTCGCTCTGCGCCATTCTGGGTATTCTGCCGATTGCCGTAGCTACCGGGGCGGGGGCATTGAGTCGCCGGGCCATGGGAATTGGGGTAGTGGGCGGCTTGTTTTTTGCTACGGCCCTAACCCTGTATGTGGTGCCCGTTATGTATTCCTACTTCGCCACGGCCAAAAAGCACAAGCAACCGGCCGCCGAAGAAAAAGCAGTTGCGGCGTAA
- a CDS encoding MGMT family protein: protein MSIPRNPTEKQRNFFQEVHEVVRLVPAGRVTTYGAIAHYLGARHGARMVGWAMMAAHTAHAYVPAHRVVNRNGLLTGRQHFASPTAMQEALEAEGTAVQEDQVVDFKRLFWDPLAELE, encoded by the coding sequence ATGTCCATTCCGCGTAACCCCACCGAAAAGCAGCGCAATTTCTTTCAGGAAGTACATGAGGTAGTGCGCCTAGTGCCCGCGGGCCGGGTTACTACCTATGGCGCCATTGCGCACTACTTGGGCGCCCGGCACGGGGCTCGGATGGTAGGCTGGGCCATGATGGCCGCGCACACGGCCCATGCCTACGTACCGGCGCACCGGGTCGTGAACCGCAATGGCCTGCTCACGGGGCGCCAGCACTTCGCGTCGCCCACGGCCATGCAGGAAGCCCTAGAGGCCGAAGGCACCGCGGTGCAGGAAGATCAGGTAGTGGACTTCAAACGGTTGTTTTGGGACCCGCTAGCAGAGCTAGAATAA
- a CDS encoding efflux RND transporter periplasmic adaptor subunit — MQTQQQTEQEVTETRSGGAGRRIIWLLVALAVVGALAFIKIKYFPSQSAEGKGGGGKGAGAGGGKGAPGGAGGKGGAGGGQKLPVQVYVVRATNLADEVAATGSILAEESVVIKSEISGKITSLNIREGQPVSKGQLLFSINADEIQSNLRKQEYNIKLYRDQERRQRTLLDKEYISAQEYEQANNQLLTAQADLQTLRASLAKAYVRAPFAGVLGLTTATVGTYVSPGAEITTLSKVKPVKINFTVPSRFSNLVRTGDPIIITDEASNKKYEAKVYALDPQIDPVSRTQTVRARYANTNNELRPGAFVKVNLQLGETSSALQVPTEAVIPEANGYSVYTVQGGKMVPKKVKIGVRSSRLIQITDGLAVGDSVIRTGILQVKPGDAVRVTK, encoded by the coding sequence ATGCAAACGCAGCAACAAACCGAACAAGAAGTAACTGAAACCCGCTCCGGTGGCGCGGGCCGCCGCATCATCTGGCTGCTGGTAGCCCTAGCCGTTGTGGGCGCCCTGGCCTTCATCAAGATAAAATACTTTCCCTCCCAGAGTGCCGAAGGCAAAGGCGGCGGCGGAAAAGGAGCCGGCGCGGGTGGTGGTAAAGGTGCCCCCGGCGGTGCGGGTGGCAAAGGCGGGGCCGGCGGCGGCCAGAAGTTACCGGTGCAAGTGTACGTAGTACGGGCCACGAACCTAGCTGATGAGGTAGCCGCAACGGGCTCTATTCTGGCCGAAGAATCGGTAGTTATTAAAAGTGAAATTTCGGGCAAGATTACCAGCCTCAACATCCGGGAAGGCCAGCCAGTAAGCAAGGGGCAATTGCTGTTCAGCATCAACGCCGACGAAATTCAGTCGAACCTGCGCAAGCAGGAGTACAACATCAAGCTCTACCGCGACCAGGAGCGGCGCCAGCGCACCCTGCTCGACAAGGAATACATCAGCGCCCAGGAATACGAGCAGGCCAACAACCAGCTGCTCACGGCCCAGGCCGACTTGCAAACCTTACGCGCCTCCCTGGCTAAAGCCTACGTGCGGGCTCCGTTTGCCGGGGTGCTGGGCCTAACTACGGCCACAGTGGGCACTTACGTTAGCCCCGGCGCCGAAATAACAACCCTTTCCAAGGTCAAGCCGGTGAAAATTAACTTCACGGTGCCCAGCCGCTTCTCCAACCTAGTGCGCACCGGCGACCCGATTATCATCACCGACGAGGCTTCCAACAAAAAGTACGAGGCCAAGGTCTATGCCCTCGACCCGCAGATTGACCCCGTGAGCCGCACCCAAACCGTGCGCGCCCGCTACGCCAACACCAACAATGAGCTGCGCCCCGGGGCTTTCGTGAAAGTAAACCTGCAGTTAGGTGAAACGTCGAGTGCCCTGCAGGTGCCCACCGAAGCCGTGATACCGGAAGCCAATGGCTACAGCGTGTACACGGTGCAAGGCGGCAAAATGGTCCCGAAGAAGGTGAAGATTGGCGTCCGCTCTTCCCGCCTGATTCAGATTACCGACGGCCTGGCCGTCGGGGACTCCGTGATTCGGACTGGTATTTTGCAGGTTAAACCTGGCGACGCCGTACGAGTCACTAAGTAA
- a CDS encoding TolC family protein, whose product MRRSFLVAFLLASPLPLLAQQPVLPTRQPTTQPQSKPQTEKPETVAAAPFLTLADAIRMGVENNYNIRLSRQDVRLAENNVTRGNAGQLPTVNGNFIRTFNRNNVRQESSSRPEPSIANGAQSNLLNANVAATWTIFDGFGMFIAYDRLQALEQSQRQLTRATVEETVADITDAYFVVVRESGKINSIEEALKIGQARIDLTQARVDVGVSAKVEVLTARVDYNADRSALIQQQEALKTAKITLNNLLGRNPNLNFQPQDSIVVTQDLNRDVVLQAIRQNNPRLQQARTNTEVATYDRRLVRASRFPQIGLTSGYGLNRNINGAAFFGTQLVTNTSRTFGLNYGVVASVPIFDGFNRNRLEQNARIAEEQSKLQLDQTQLQLDAEAEQAWAQYQNRLQLLELEEANILLARENVAIALERYRLGLLTPLALREAQRTQLDAEVRLLDIRYQAKQAEIVLRRLSSGLVQEGTTQP is encoded by the coding sequence ATGCGTCGTTCCTTTCTTGTTGCTTTTTTGCTGGCCTCTCCCCTCCCCTTGCTGGCCCAGCAGCCGGTGCTACCCACGCGCCAGCCCACCACCCAGCCCCAGAGCAAACCCCAGACGGAGAAGCCCGAAACCGTAGCCGCTGCGCCCTTTCTTACCCTAGCCGATGCCATTCGCATGGGGGTAGAAAACAACTACAACATTCGGCTTTCCCGCCAGGATGTGCGCCTGGCCGAGAACAACGTCACCCGCGGCAACGCCGGGCAGCTTCCTACCGTCAACGGCAACTTCATCCGCACATTTAACCGCAACAATGTGCGGCAAGAGTCCTCCAGCCGACCCGAGCCCAGCATTGCCAATGGGGCTCAATCCAACTTGCTGAACGCTAACGTAGCGGCTACCTGGACCATTTTCGACGGGTTTGGGATGTTCATTGCCTACGACCGGCTGCAGGCGCTGGAGCAGAGCCAGCGCCAGCTTACCCGCGCCACGGTGGAAGAAACCGTGGCCGATATAACGGATGCTTACTTTGTGGTTGTGCGCGAATCAGGGAAGATCAACTCCATCGAAGAAGCCCTGAAAATCGGGCAGGCTCGAATTGATTTAACCCAAGCCCGCGTGGACGTAGGCGTCAGCGCGAAAGTGGAAGTACTGACGGCCCGCGTAGATTATAACGCCGACCGTTCGGCGCTGATTCAGCAGCAGGAAGCCCTAAAAACTGCCAAAATCACTCTTAACAACCTGCTGGGCCGCAACCCCAACCTTAACTTTCAGCCCCAGGATTCCATTGTGGTAACCCAGGATCTGAACCGGGATGTAGTGCTTCAGGCCATACGGCAGAACAACCCCCGGCTGCAGCAAGCCCGGACGAACACGGAAGTGGCTACCTACGACCGGCGGCTGGTGCGCGCCTCGCGCTTTCCGCAGATCGGGCTTACCTCAGGCTACGGTCTGAACCGCAACATCAACGGCGCCGCCTTCTTTGGCACCCAGCTAGTTACCAACACCAGTCGCACCTTTGGGCTTAACTACGGGGTAGTGGCCTCGGTGCCCATCTTCGACGGCTTCAACCGCAACCGCCTCGAGCAAAATGCGCGCATTGCCGAGGAGCAAAGCAAGCTTCAACTCGACCAGACGCAGTTACAACTGGATGCCGAGGCGGAACAGGCCTGGGCCCAGTATCAAAACCGCTTGCAACTGCTGGAGCTGGAAGAGGCCAACATCCTATTGGCCCGCGAAAACGTGGCCATTGCCTTGGAGCGCTACCGCCTAGGCCTGCTAACGCCCTTGGCCCTACGGGAAGCCCAGCGCACCCAACTCGACGCTGAAGTGCGCCTACTCGATATTCGCTACCAAGCCAAACAAGCCGAAATTGTGCTGCGCCGCTTGAGCAGCGGACTAGTGCAGGAAGGCACTACGCAGCCGTAG